GCCGATTTCGTTGAGCGCACCGGCAAAGCCGAAGCCGTGGATCAGGCCGAACAGAAAGGCGACAAGCCACGGCCAGCGGCGCGTCCAGGTCATGCTATCGCGGCGCAGGCCCTCGACTGCCAGCAAGACAATCGATAGCGCGATGACGGCTTCAACCGGCCTACCTGGCAGGCCGACCAACCCCAGGGTCACACCCGCCAGTGTCAGCGAATGCGCCACGGTAAAGGCGGTAACGGCCTTGGCCACATCCCAACCGCGCCGGACCAGCAGGACCAGCGCAATCACAAACAGCAGGTGGTCCCACCCTTCCAGGATATGCTCGATCCCGAGCACGAAATAGCTACGCCAGACTTCCCAGCCCGTGGGCTCTGCGATGATGGTCGCAATGGGCGCGTTTTCGGTGAGGCGGAATGTCTGCACCGGGTCTTCCAGCGGTGCGACCCGCAGCAAGACGTCACCACCGCCGAAAATCGCCTCGAACCCGATCTGCCCGCCTGCCACCGGGCCGCTACATTGGACCGTGGCCGATCCAATCAGTGCCAGCGGGGCCGAACGTGCAACGGGCTCCCCAAGTATTGTACAAGCTTCAGGCAAGATCGGCACCGCCAATTCGGCAGGGCCAGGCGCAGGCAAGGGTTGTTTCCAGTTGAGTTGCCATTGATCGGCGGCGATCTCTGCGAATTCGACAAAGCCCGGTCGCAATTCATCCGCCCATGCCGGGACAGCCCCCACCAACGTGGCGGACACCAGCGTGGTAATCGCCAACAGGCGAGCAATCACCGGTCGATCTCTACGGTGTAGGCATCGCGCAGAAGGGCGTAGGCCTGGTCTTCGCGCGATT
This is a stretch of genomic DNA from Parerythrobacter jejuensis. It encodes these proteins:
- a CDS encoding HupE/UreJ family protein; its protein translation is MIARLLAITTLVSATLVGAVPAWADELRPGFVEFAEIAADQWQLNWKQPLPAPGPAELAVPILPEACTILGEPVARSAPLALIGSATVQCSGPVAGGQIGFEAIFGGGDVLLRVAPLEDPVQTFRLTENAPIATIIAEPTGWEVWRSYFVLGIEHILEGWDHLLFVIALVLLVRRGWDVAKAVTAFTVAHSLTLAGVTLGLVGLPGRPVEAVIALSIVLLAVEGLRRDSMTWTRRWPWLVAFLFGLIHGFGFAGALNEIGLPEGDVPAALISFNLGVEAGQLAVVALVLLAIAALRLIQPARLEPVIRIASYAIGITGTYWLIDRLVG